From a single Rosa rugosa chromosome 7, drRosRugo1.1, whole genome shotgun sequence genomic region:
- the LOC133723915 gene encoding protein C2-DOMAIN ABA-RELATED 1-like has product MENMLGLLRIHIQRGVNLAVRDMRSSDPYLIVRMGKQKLKTRVVKKSVNPEWNEQLTLSIADPNLPILVSVYDKDTFSFDDKMGDAEFEIGPFIKALKMGFQGLEDGAIISKVQVNKQNCLAEESSIIYSEGKLVQNMVLRLRNVECGEVELQLQWIDVPSSRGL; this is encoded by the exons ATGGAGAAcatgttgggtctgttgagaaTTCATATCCAAAGAGGAGTGAACCTTGCCGTCAGAGACATGAGAAGCAGCGACCCTTATCTCATTGTCAGAATGGGCAAGCAG AAGCTAAAGACTCGTGTAGTGAAGAAGAGCGTGAATCCTGAGTGGAATGAACAACTGACTCTTTCAATTGCTGATCCAAATCTTCCAATCCTGGTCTCTGTGTATGACAAGGATACATTTAGTTTTGATGACAAAATGGGGGATGCAGAGTTTGAGATTGGTCCATTCATTAAAGCCTTGAAGATGGGTTTCCAAGGCCTTGAAGATGGAGCCATAATTTCTAAAGTGCAGGTGAACAAGCAAAACTGTCTAGCTGAAGAGAGCTCCATTATTTACTCCGAAGGCAAACTTGTACAGAACATGGTTCTCAGACTCAGAAATGTCGAGTGCGGGGAAGTGGAACTCCAATTGCAGTGGATTGATGTACCTAGTTCTAGGGGTCTATAG